One window of Aliarcobacter lanthieri genomic DNA carries:
- a CDS encoding MaoC family dehydratase, producing the protein MSKINFGNYFEDFKIGQKIVHPLPRTISEGDVSLYIAFTGSRFALHSSDVVAKQIGYEKRPIDDILMFHLTFGKSVQDISLNAIANLGYAEISFANPVFVGDTVSMTSTVVGLKENSNGKSGVVYVHSIGVNQYGNEVLNFKRWVMVHKKDHNTKTSINEVPTFEKATPILDSINIPTIKVVDTDATGGKYFFEDYEVGERLNHPEGITVDNSDHTLATKLYQNNAKVHFNDHMMKSTPMGQRLMYGGIVISMARAISFNGLQNAQWVYSINSGSHCNPTYAGDTIYAYTEVLETINHKREDLGLLRLRTIALKNQTPNEIENAKDEDGKYLPNVILDLDYTVVIPKKITKN; encoded by the coding sequence GTGTCAAAGATTAATTTTGGTAACTATTTTGAAGATTTTAAAATTGGTCAAAAAATAGTTCATCCACTTCCAAGAACAATTAGTGAGGGAGATGTATCTTTATACATCGCCTTTACTGGTTCAAGATTTGCTTTACACTCTAGTGATGTTGTAGCTAAACAAATTGGATATGAAAAAAGACCAATAGATGATATTTTAATGTTTCATTTAACATTTGGAAAAAGTGTTCAAGATATATCTTTAAATGCTATTGCAAATTTAGGGTATGCTGAAATTTCATTTGCTAATCCTGTCTTTGTAGGAGATACAGTAAGTATGACTTCTACAGTAGTTGGATTAAAAGAGAATTCAAATGGTAAAAGTGGTGTTGTATATGTTCATTCTATAGGAGTAAATCAATATGGAAATGAAGTTTTAAATTTTAAAAGATGGGTTATGGTACATAAAAAAGATCATAATACAAAAACTAGTATAAATGAAGTTCCAACTTTTGAAAAAGCAACACCTATTTTAGATAGTATTAATATTCCAACAATAAAAGTAGTTGATACAGATGCTACTGGAGGTAAATATTTTTTTGAAGATTATGAAGTAGGAGAAAGACTAAACCATCCAGAAGGTATTACAGTAGATAACAGTGATCATACTTTAGCTACAAAACTTTATCAAAATAATGCAAAAGTACACTTCAATGACCATATGATGAAATCAACTCCTATGGGTCAAAGATTAATGTATGGAGGGATTGTTATATCTATGGCAAGAGCAATATCTTTTAATGGACTACAAAATGCTCAATGGGTATATTCAATAAATAGTGGAAGTCATTGTAATCCTACATATGCAGGAGATACAATATATGCTTATACAGAAGTTTTAGAAACAATTAATCATAAAAGAGAAGATTTAGGTCTTTTAAGACTTAGAACTATTGCATTAAAAAATCAAACTCCAAATGAGATTGAAAATGCAAAAGACGAAGATGGTAAATACTTACCAAATGTTATTCTAGATTTGGATTACACGGTTGTAATACCAAAAAAAATTACAAAAAATTAA
- a CDS encoding HpcH/HpaI aldolase/citrate lyase family protein — protein MTHPREALFESGKSLPIIPTCEHFAGSEKLILKGFEMQKKLGPVFDITCDCEDGAETGKEVEHANMIVRVVNSDENPYKMAGTRIHDHSHPDWRQDVDILVAGAGENLAYITLPKSTCYEDAKTQIEYIQKVAKESGIKREIPIHVLIETHGALQDVEKIATLPWLQVLDFGLMDFVSGYQGAIPAINMRSPGQFEHRLIGAAKARVAQAAIQNCVIPCHNVTLDLKNPYQTYKDAERARNEFGFMRMWSIYPTQVQAIVDAMKPDFTELEAAQNILIKAQDAEWGPIQYDGELHDRATYRYFWELVQRAKFSGVKLQDIVETRFFS, from the coding sequence ATGACACACCCAAGAGAAGCTTTATTTGAATCTGGTAAATCTTTACCAATTATTCCAACTTGTGAACACTTTGCAGGAAGTGAAAAACTAATCCTAAAAGGTTTTGAAATGCAAAAAAAGTTAGGACCTGTTTTTGATATTACTTGTGATTGTGAAGATGGTGCAGAAACTGGTAAAGAAGTTGAACATGCAAATATGATAGTTAGAGTTGTAAATTCTGATGAAAATCCATATAAAATGGCTGGTACTAGAATACATGACCACTCTCATCCAGATTGGAGACAAGATGTTGATATATTAGTTGCAGGAGCTGGAGAAAATTTAGCTTATATCACTTTACCAAAATCTACTTGTTATGAAGATGCAAAAACTCAAATTGAATATATTCAAAAAGTAGCTAAAGAGTCTGGAATAAAACGAGAGATTCCAATTCACGTTCTAATAGAAACTCATGGAGCATTACAAGATGTTGAAAAAATTGCAACTTTACCTTGGTTACAAGTTTTAGATTTTGGTTTAATGGATTTTGTTTCAGGATACCAAGGAGCAATTCCAGCAATTAATATGAGAAGTCCAGGACAATTTGAACATAGACTTATAGGTGCTGCAAAAGCAAGAGTTGCACAAGCTGCTATTCAAAATTGTGTAATTCCTTGTCATAATGTAACTTTAGACCTAAAAAATCCATATCAAACTTATAAAGATGCAGAAAGAGCAAGAAATGAGTTTGGATTTATGAGAATGTGGTCAATTTATCCAACACAAGTACAAGCTATTGTTGATGCTATGAAACCAGACTTTACAGAACTTGAAGCTGCACAAAATATATTAATAAAAGCTCAAGATGCTGAGTGGGGACCTATTCAATATGATGGAGAATTACACGATAGAGCAACTTATAGATATTTTTGGGAATTAGTTCAAAGAGCTAAATTTTCAGGTGTTAAATTACAAGATATTGTAGAAACAAGATTTTTTTCTTAA
- a CDS encoding fumarate hydratase, giving the protein MSKKITEQDIIDSVASACQYISFYHPEDFVKGMVEAYEKEQSESAKNAIGQILINSKMCAMGHRPLCQDTGSVNIFVKIGLKANLDLTRNLEDVLNEGVAKGYTDPDNTLRFSVVSDPAGKRVNTKNNTPAVIHISTDNSDKLEITVAAKGGGSENKSKFTVLNPSDSIYDWVMANVKDMGAGWCPPGILGIGIGGNPEKSMLLAKESLMGHVDIHELKARGPQNPLEELRLKLYEDINKLGIGAQGLGGLTTVLDVKILDYPCHAASLPVAMIPNCAATRHIHFELDGNGAAKFDKPDLDLWPDIELPMDTIKRVNIEDLTKENLSQFKSGDTLLLSGKILTARDAAHKKIVEYKNAGKALPNGVELKDRFIYYVGPVDPVKGEVVGPAGPTTSTRMDKFTKDMMEIGIMGMIGKGERKQPTIDLIKEYKSIYLIATGGAAYLIAQSIKGAKTLAFEELGMEAIYEFEVKDMPVTVAVDTEGNSIHTTGPAKWRTIK; this is encoded by the coding sequence ATGAGCAAAAAAATTACAGAACAAGATATTATTGATTCGGTTGCATCAGCCTGTCAATACATTTCGTTTTATCATCCTGAAGATTTCGTAAAAGGTATGGTTGAAGCGTATGAAAAAGAACAAAGTGAATCAGCAAAAAATGCTATTGGACAAATTTTAATTAACTCAAAAATGTGTGCTATGGGTCATAGACCCCTTTGTCAAGATACTGGAAGTGTAAATATTTTTGTAAAAATTGGTTTAAAAGCAAATTTAGATTTAACTAGAAATTTAGAAGATGTTTTAAATGAAGGTGTTGCAAAAGGTTATACAGATCCAGATAATACTTTAAGATTTTCAGTTGTATCAGATCCTGCTGGGAAAAGAGTAAATACAAAAAACAATACTCCAGCTGTTATTCATATTTCAACAGATAACTCTGATAAATTAGAGATTACTGTTGCTGCAAAAGGTGGAGGAAGTGAAAATAAATCTAAATTTACTGTTTTAAATCCATCTGATAGTATATATGACTGGGTTATGGCAAACGTAAAAGATATGGGTGCAGGATGGTGTCCTCCAGGTATTTTAGGAATTGGAATTGGTGGAAATCCTGAAAAATCTATGCTTTTAGCAAAAGAATCTTTAATGGGACATGTTGATATTCATGAATTAAAAGCTAGAGGTCCTCAAAATCCACTTGAAGAACTAAGATTAAAACTTTATGAAGATATCAATAAACTAGGAATTGGAGCTCAAGGACTAGGTGGATTAACTACTGTTTTAGATGTTAAAATTTTAGATTATCCATGTCACGCCGCTTCATTACCTGTTGCTATGATTCCAAACTGTGCAGCAACAAGACATATTCATTTTGAATTAGATGGTAATGGAGCAGCCAAATTTGATAAACCTGATTTAGATCTTTGGCCAGATATAGAACTTCCAATGGATACAATAAAAAGAGTTAATATTGAAGATTTAACAAAAGAGAATTTATCACAATTTAAATCTGGAGATACACTTCTTTTATCAGGAAAAATTTTAACTGCACGTGATGCTGCTCATAAAAAAATAGTTGAATATAAAAATGCAGGGAAAGCACTTCCAAATGGAGTAGAATTAAAAGATAGATTTATCTATTATGTAGGACCAGTAGACCCAGTAAAAGGTGAAGTTGTAGGACCTGCTGGACCAACGACATCTACAAGAATGGATAAATTTACAAAAGATATGATGGAAATTGGTATTATGGGAATGATTGGAAAAGGTGAAAGAAAACAACCTACAATTGATTTAATTAAAGAATACAAATCTATCTATCTAATAGCAACTGGTGGAGCTGCATATTTAATAGCTCAATCAATAAAAGGTGCAAAAACTTTAGCATTTGAAGAGCTTGGAATGGAAGCTATTTATGAATTTGAAGTAAAAGATATGCCAGTTACTGTTGCAGTTGATACTGAAGGTAATTCTATTCATACAACAGGTCCAGCAAAATGGAGAACAATTAAATAA